The sequence GGCGTGGACCTGAACCCCCTGGCGACCGAACTCACGACGGCCACGCTCTGGCTGCGCACCCTGACCGCCGACCAGCCGCTCGCGTCCCTCGATCACCACTTCAGGACCGGAAACGCTCTGGTCGGAAGCGACATCGAGGATGTCCTCGCCCCCGCCGAGGAAGCCGACGACGAGGATCGACTCCCTCCGCAGGAGTCCTCCGATTCCGCCCACCAGCGCGCCCTCGAACACGTGATGGATCGGTTCCAGGACCTCCTGGCCACCGACAACGAGACGCTCGCGGGTCGCACGGAGATAGAGCATGTCTACGGGGAGCTCCGAAACGATCCGCTCTACCGGCGGCTCATCGCGATGGCCAACGTCCACACCGCCAGCAAGTTCGGAGTGGACGTGCCCGAGGATGCCGACGAACGCATGGCGAAAGCCCTCCGGGAGGACTCCTGGGACGACGTCGAATCCTGGGACTGGTTTTGCTCTGCGCAGGCGATGGCCGAGGAACGGCGGTTTTTCCACTGGGAACTGGAGTTCCCCCGCGCGTTCTACGGGGACGACGGGACGCGACTGGCGAACGCCGGCTTCGACGCCGTGATCGGGAATCCGCCGTGGGTCGCGACTGCTGGCCGAGCACAGATCAGTGCGACGATGGATCGGGACGTCCGGTCCTATTTGAAAGCGACACGGACGGCGACCGAACAGCAGTTCGATCTGTACGTTGCCTTCTACGAGCGGTTCATCTCGCTCTCTCGAACGGGGACCACGGGGATCATCGTCCCCGATGCCATCCTCACTCGGGAGCACAATTCCCACATTCGTCGGTACCTCCTGGAAAATGCCTCACTCACTCGGATCGTGAACGTCGGGACGGTCTTCGAGGGGGTCGAGAACGGTGCAGCGATTCTCATCACCGGGGAACCGTCAGAGGCCATCCACTGTGCCGACGTGACTGAAACCACGCTACGTGCCGATCCGGATTTCAATCGAATCCCCGAACAGGTGTTCAGGTCGGAAAACGAGTATCGGTTTTTACTTCATCGTGATGGGGCGACCGAACAGGTCGTGACCACGATCGAACGCCAACCGTCTCTCGCAGAGAGAATCCGGATTTCCCGCGGGGAGGAAATCGGCAAACGGGCGGATCACCTCGCTGACTCGAAGGGGAGCGGCACACGGGCAATCGTTCCCGGGAGTGCGATCGTCAGGTATGGTCTCGATGACGATGAAATACGGCACATCCCCGCGGCGAAGATAGCGAAAGAGACGACGAAGTATGCGAGCCCGAAGCTGGTATTCCGGCAGACGAGCGATGCGCTGATTGGAACGTACGACGACGAATCGCATATCACCATCAAGTCTGCGTACAACATTCACGCCCCGGAAATGGGGGAAAACGGGATGAAACGGCTCCTGGGCGTTCTCAATTCCCGACTCCTGAACTACTATTTCGATCGCAAACACGCCGCGTATCGGTCGGTGTTTCCACAGATAAACCAATCGACGTTCGAATCGTTTCCCGTTCCCGAACTCGAAACCGAGTCGGGGCTCGCAGCTCTGGTCGATACTCGATTGTCGGCGACGTCGAATCGGACCGGGTTGAATACGAATCTCCTCGACCACCTCGGACCATACGAACCCGGCCCGATCCTTGCCGATATCGGCCGTTTCCAGCCGGCGGACACCGATATGCTGGACGCCACGACCGAGCAGTACGAGAAGCTCCGTCTGGGCGGCGTGCGGACGGCGCGGGACGGCTCCCGGGTCACGATCGAGGCGTCCGCTCGGTACAAACCCGAGGACGAGGCGTCCGAGACCGACCGGTGGGGGTACACCGAGAGCGAGTATCGCGAGGCGGTCACGCTCGCGGATCTCTCGGAGCGCGAAGCCGCACTGGTCGAGGCGTTCGTGCCCGTCGCCGTTGAGACGGGCTATGGCTTCGCAGGCTTTCGCGACAACGCCACGAAGACGATTTCGCCGCTGGACCGCCTGAAGGCCATTACGCTGCCCAAGCCCGACGACGTGGCCGACGATTTCGAGCGGTACTGGGACGCCGTCGAACGGGCGAAGGAACTCGACGAGAAAATCGAGCGGACCGATAATCTGATCGACGAGACCGTGTATGACCTGTATGGGCTAACCGACGCGGAGATCGAGATCGTGGAGGAAGCCGTAGAGGAGTAGGACCGCCGAGCGAAGCGAGGCGGCTGCGTGTTTTTGGTCCAGATTTTTGCCGAGAGAGGTTCCCGCAGCGCCGAAGGCGCGAGGAAACCCGATCGGGAAAAAGGTGGGAGTGTGGAGATCGTGGAGGGGTCGGTCAAGGAGTAGGACCGCCGAGCGAAGCGAGGCGGCTGCGTGTTTTTGGTCCAGATTTTTGCCGGGAGTGGGTGTGTGGCCTTCTTCGGCAGGGTGACGGATTCATCATCGTCGTAGATCCGACGGTCGTGGGGGATTCGGCCTGACTGTGGGAACGATACTGCAAAAACGAGAGCACAACGAGGAGCGGGAAACCTCTCATCTCAGCCCCGTGAAACCAACGCATGGTATATAAGGGCTCTCGGGTTAAAGAGACCTAACATATGGATGCAGTCGAGGAGCGGGCACCCACCGAGGTGTTGGTGGTTGCATCCGATGTCTCGTTCGCACGACGGTGCGAGCGGAATCTGTCCCGAAAGGACGATTTCGTCGTGGAGACCGCCGGGACCGTCGAGGAGGCGATCGGGCACGTCACCGGCGAACGGGCCATCGACTGCATCGTGAGCGAATTCGACCTGCCGGAAACCGACGGAATCGCATTTCTCGAAATGGTTCGGGCTCACGCGCCCGCCGTCCCCTTTATACTGGTGGCCGATGCGGCAGAGGAAAAACAGGTCAGCCACGCGGTCACGGGGCACGTGACGGATTACTTCTTGAAAGAGGATCTCTCTGACGACGGCATCTTCGGCCGCCTCATTGACAATCTGGTGGCGTACTACCGCGAACAGAACGAACTGAGTTCGTCGACCATCAGTCGGGCAGGGACCCTTCTCGATCACGCGAACGACATGATCGCCGTCCTCGATGCGGGACAGATCAGATACATCAATCAGACGGGTGTGGGGCTTCTACGGGGTGAGGATCGGGCGGAGTTCCTCGGCCAGCCAATTGCTGAGTGGCTGGACGACCCACCGGAATCGTCACTGACCGATCGCCTGCGGCAGGTCCAGCGGGGAAAATTATCCCTCGAGGTGTTCGACACGATTCTAGAGCGGGTCGACGGGACCGCCCTCCCGGTGGCGGTGTACACTTCCCGGATCGACTGGACTGACGGACCGGCAGTCGCTCTGATCATTCGCGACGTCGAATCCCGCAAACGATTGGAGAGCGAGCTGTCGCTGAAAAATCGGGCGATCGACACGGCACCGATCGGCATTACGATCGCCGACATGGCAGAACCGGACAACCCCCTGGTCTACGCAAACGATCATTTCCTGGAGCTGACGGGCTACGCCGAATCCGAGGTCCTGGGCCGGAATAGCCGCTTTCTCCAGGGAGAGGATACCGACCCGGAACCGGTCGCTCGGATGCGCGAGGCGATCGAAGCCGACGAGTCGGTCTCCGTCGAGTTGCGCAATTATCGCAAGGATGGGTGCATGTTCTGGAACCGTGTGACACTCGCCCCCATCGAGAACGCTGAGGGCGACGTCACGCACTACCTGGGATTTCAGGAGGACGTCACCGAACGCGTGGCAATGCAACAGCGGTTGCGACGATTCAAACAGGCCGTCGAGGCCGCGGGCCACGCCATCTACCTGACGAAACCCGACGGGACGATAACATACGTCAATCCGGCATTCGAGCGGATAACCGGGTAAGACGCCGAGGAGGCGATCGGGGAGACGCCGCGGATCCTCAACTCTGGCGAGATGCCCGATTCACACTTCGATCGGCTCTGGGATACCGTCACGGACGGCGAGGTGTGGGACGAGAAGGTCCGAAATCGCCGCAAATCCGGGGAGGTGTACGTTGCCGAACAGACGATCGCTCCGATAACCACATCGGACGGCGCCATCGAGGGGTACGTCGCGATCCAGTCGGACGTCACGGAGCGCGAGCGCCTGCGCGATCGCATAGAACTAGTCCTCAAGGAGCTTGATTCGCTCGTCTTCGAGATCGACATCGAGACGGGGCTGGTCACCCGCCTCGGTGCGGTCGAGTCGTTCTTCGATGTGGACACCGACGAGATTCCGACAAGACGGGCGTTTCAGGAGACGGTAGTCGCTCCGGAGGACCGCGACCGGTTCGACGCCTTCATCGAGCGGTTGCGATCTGGCGAGAGCGAATCCGAGGTTCTGGACTTCCGAACGACGGCGGACGCGGGCGAAATTCGCTGGTTGCGCAGTCACGCCCATCGCGAGTCCGATCGACGGATATTGGGCCTGGCTCGGGACGTCACGGCACTAAAAGACCGCGAGTTGGCCCTCCGTCAGTACAAACAGGCCATCGAAAGCTCGAAGGACCTCATCGCAGCCGTCGACGAGGACTTCGAGTACCTGTTCGCCAACGAGGCCTATCGCCAGTATCACGGCGTCGAGTCCCCGGACATCGAGGGGCGGTCGCTGCGGTCCGTGCTCGGCGAGGAACAATTCGAGGAGGTTGAGCCGTTCGTGTCCCGTGCGCTCACTGGACGGCCCGTCCAGACCGAGGTGACCCGCGAGCACCCGAGTCGGGGCGATCGCATTCTGGACGTCCGACTGTTCCCACTCGAGGACGCCGAAGGGGCCGTTCGCGGAGTGGGCGCTTCGATGCGAGACGTCACGGCGGACAGGGAACGCGAGGCCGCGATCGAGCGCGAATCCGAGTATCGACGGATCATGTCCGAAGTGAACCAGGCCCTGGTCAGAGAGGACGATATCGACGACCTGGCGCCGCAGATCGTGGATATCATTGGATCGAGCACACCGTTTTCCTGCACCTTCATCTATCCACTCGCATCGGCGGATCCCGACGTGATCTGTGCCCGAGGAGAGAACCTCGACGAGGGCGACGTCGAAGCCATCCACACCCGGGACTACATCGAGACGGTGTTCGAGGCAGGGGTCCTTCGTATGGACGACGTCACGGAACCACCCTTGGCCCACCACGATGCCGAGAAGGAGTCCCACCCAGGAGTGGCCGTCGCGCTCGAGTACGAGAATGAGCGATACGGCATTCTGACTGTCCACCTTCCGTCGGGATCCGAACCGACGGGGGACGACATCGAATTGCTGGAGACCATCGGGGACGATGTCGCATATGCGATTTACCATTATACCCTCCAGGCCGAGCACCGTCTGTTCGCGGACATCGTCGAGCGCATCGATGATCCGGTTATGCTCCAGAACCGGGATGGGACCTTCAGGGTCCTCAACGATGCGGTGGCGGAGTTCGCTAGAAAGGAAAAAGAGGCCCTGATCGGCAGGGACGAGACGGCGTTCATGGACGAGGAGGCCGCCGGGCTGATCAAAAACCGGAAGGAGCGTGTGCTGGAGACAGAGGAACCCCAATCGTATCAGGTAACGCCCTCGTTCCCGGACGGTCGGGAGCGGACCTTTTCGACGACGCGCTATCCCTATTACGACGATGGCGACCTCGACGGGACGATCGCCATCTGCCGGGACGTGACGGATCTCAAGAACCACCAGCGTCAGTTGCGCATCCTGGATCGCGTACTGCGACACAACGTCAACAACAACATGAACGTGGTCCAGGGGTACGCGGAGATGGTCGAGGAACGGGCCGACGGCGAGATCGCTGAGTACGCCGGGAAGATCGAGGCCAACAGCGAGCGGTTGCTGGACATCGCGGACAAACAGCGCAAAATAACGGATTTCCTCTCGGACCTGCCGCCGGTGGAGACCGTCGACGTGGAGCGGATGCTCGACGGGACGACCGATCGGATCCGATCTGAGCATCCCTACGCGGAGATTTCCTGGCAATGCCCCGGCGGTATTCACGCTCGCGGCAATATGGCTCTCAAAGACGCCATCGGGGAACTACTCACGAACTCGATCGTCCACTCGGATCGCGAGGATCCCGTGGTGAGTGTGACGGTATCGAGGACCGGGGCGACGGTCACAATCTCGGTCGTCGACGAGAACGAGCCCATTCCGCAGATGGAGCGTGACATTCTCACCGGCGAGGTGGACATCACCGCCCTCCATCACGGGAGCGGTCTGGGCCTCTGGCTCGTGAAACTGATCGTGGAGCACGCCGATGGACGCCTCAGATTCCAGGAGAACGAACCCCGCGGGAATATCGTGCGCATCGAACTCCCCCGCTCGACGGTCACCTGAATCCGAACTGAACTGGGGGCTGGGGCCAACCGATCGGGTGAAAGGACGAGCGAAACCAGCGCGATCGCGTGCGATTTCAGTCGCTCTTCGATAGTTTGAACTCCCGTTCGCCTTCGGGGGGGGGGAACGGCGGTCTGGTTCCCTGCCTTCATGGGGCAGTCTCCGAAGCGCTGGGCTGCGACCAGGAATGCCCGGGATTCCACCGGTCGATCGTGGCGAGCAATTATACCGAAGGGGTCCGTCGGTTTCCGTATGGCTTCCGGACAGGGTGAGGACGTTACTGTCCTGTACGTCGATTCGGACTCGCACGAGGCCGACGCGACCGCGGAGCGTCTGGAACGTGCCGACGAGCGTCTCTCCGTCCGGACGGCGACGAGCGCTGGCGAGGCGCTCCAATCCCTGACCGACACGACCATCGATTGTCTCGTCTCCGCGGACGACGTGGGGGAGCGAAACGGGCTCGAGATTCTCGAGGCCGTTCGCGAGGACTACGACGATCTTCCGTTCATCCTCTTTGCGGATTCGGGCTCCGAGGACCTGGCCCTCGAGGCCGTCTCGGCGGGCGCGACCCTGTATCTCCCGAAGACGAACGGCGAGGAGCAGTACTCGGTGCTGGCTGATCAAATTTGTAACGCCGTCGAACGCGCTTGTGCCAGCCAGCGGGCAGCAACGGAACGGCGGATCAGCCGGGTCGTCCGGGAGATAAACGAGGCGTTGGCTCGCGCGACCACGCGCGACGATATCGACGAGCAGGTGTGTGCGATCATCAGTGCGGCGGAGCCGTATCGGTTCGCCTGGATCGGTGAGCACGATCCTGCGTCAAACACGGTCGAACCGCGAGCGTCCGCCGGGGTCGAGGAGGAGTATCTGGACCGGATCGAGATCACGACCGACGACACCGAAACGGGGCACGGGCCGACGGGCCAGGCGGTACGCCAGGGGGAACTGGCGGTATTGCAAGACATTCCCGGTGACCCACGGTACGAGCCCTGGCGTGAGCCGGCCCTCGAACGGGGGTACAAATCGAGTGCCGCCATCCCACTCGACTACGAGGACACCGTGTATGGCGTGTTGAACGTTTACGCGGATCGAAGGGAGGCCTTCGACGAGTACGAACGACAGTTGCTCTCGAACCTCGGTGAGACCATCGCCCACGCCT is a genomic window of Halanaeroarchaeum sulfurireducens containing:
- a CDS encoding Eco57I restriction-modification methylase domain-containing protein, which codes for MRQNGRTYRRNRDLFANQYLSEHLRETASWKEVDESDLEQAFDAITELFEDNRDRVGNYTEAQLERSLIRPIFDILDVPYAVERTDGPSAHRPEYGLFETPEAADAAVDRDDFHEEAIAVADAKRWGRTLDTRGEARRDFANPSYQIHASLQETPTTWAVLTNGQKWRLYYGPTSHRLDSYYEIDLPSLLQCVETSGSLEDFKEFYLFFRREAFVPDATGKCFLDEVYEESSAYAEALGADLQDTIHEAIRVLAAGFLETNEDLDEDDLDLIHDSSLIYLYRLLFVLYAESEGRDLLPVDNDSYRDIYSLTALKRRVAAKRDESGQHYQPWQTTLWDRLDELFALIDRGSRGRGIPTDELTVPAYDGWLFRTDPGPDDRAEAQFLATHAVGDAVVAEVIDLLTRRSDDGTGPVFVDYSALDERQLGSIYEGLLEYRPAIADEPLTIDDGEYRPAEDDDRVDVEAGSVYLETDAGERKATGSYYTPEYVVEYIVDETLGPLVEEIRGELVSESGDRTHSRKQSFPGRFPDTFPDTFADTFAERIFDLKILDPAMGSGHFLVNAVDYLAREIIDAQERQNQRALETGNEAAITAPRTEEGELRDINWARRAVAQHCIYGVDLNPLATELTTATLWLRTLTADQPLASLDHHFRTGNALVGSDIEDVLAPAEEADDEDRLPPQESSDSAHQRALEHVMDRFQDLLATDNETLAGRTEIEHVYGELRNDPLYRRLIAMANVHTASKFGVDVPEDADERMAKALREDSWDDVESWDWFCSAQAMAEERRFFHWELEFPRAFYGDDGTRLANAGFDAVIGNPPWVATAGRAQISATMDRDVRSYLKATRTATEQQFDLYVAFYERFISLSRTGTTGIIVPDAILTREHNSHIRRYLLENASLTRIVNVGTVFEGVENGAAILITGEPSEAIHCADVTETTLRADPDFNRIPEQVFRSENEYRFLLHRDGATEQVVTTIERQPSLAERIRISRGEEIGKRADHLADSKGSGTRAIVPGSAIVRYGLDDDEIRHIPAAKIAKETTKYASPKLVFRQTSDALIGTYDDESHITIKSAYNIHAPEMGENGMKRLLGVLNSRLLNYYFDRKHAAYRSVFPQINQSTFESFPVPELETESGLAALVDTRLSATSNRTGLNTNLLDHLGPYEPGPILADIGRFQPADTDMLDATTEQYEKLRLGGVRTARDGSRVTIEASARYKPEDEASETDRWGYTESEYREAVTLADLSEREAALVEAFVPVAVETGYGFAGFRDNATKTISPLDRLKAITLPKPDDVADDFERYWDAVERAKELDEKIERTDNLIDETVYDLYGLTDAEIEIVEEAVEE